Proteins encoded by one window of Chondromyces crocatus:
- the sucD gene encoding succinate--CoA ligase subunit alpha — protein MSILVNKDTRVVFQGITGAFGSQHARACIEYGTKVVAGVVPGRGGQRFEDKVPIYDTVAQAVRSEGADVSCIFVPPPGAADAIAEAAEAGCRVVICITEGVPVLDMVKIRRFLEGKSTILVGPNCPGVITPGECKIGIMPGHIHKKGNIGVVSRSGTLTYEAVGQLSALGIGQSTCVGIGGDPVAGLDFIDVLKLYNEDPETHGVILIGEIGGTAEQRAAEWIKNNMKKPVAGFIAGRTAPPGKRMGHAGAIIAGGQGTAAEKTAALEAAGVLVSPSPAEMGVTLQKAMAARG, from the coding sequence ATGAGCATCCTCGTCAACAAGGACACGCGGGTCGTTTTCCAGGGCATCACGGGCGCCTTCGGCTCGCAGCACGCCCGGGCCTGCATCGAGTACGGCACCAAGGTGGTCGCGGGCGTCGTCCCTGGCCGCGGAGGGCAGCGCTTCGAAGACAAGGTCCCGATCTACGACACGGTCGCGCAGGCCGTGCGCAGCGAAGGGGCGGATGTCTCCTGCATCTTCGTCCCGCCTCCCGGCGCCGCCGACGCGATCGCCGAGGCCGCCGAAGCTGGCTGCCGCGTCGTCATCTGCATCACCGAGGGCGTCCCGGTCCTCGACATGGTGAAGATCCGCCGCTTCCTCGAGGGCAAGTCCACCATCCTCGTCGGCCCGAACTGTCCAGGCGTCATCACGCCGGGCGAGTGCAAGATCGGCATCATGCCGGGCCACATCCACAAGAAGGGCAACATCGGCGTCGTCTCGCGATCGGGCACCTTGACCTACGAGGCCGTCGGGCAGCTCTCCGCCCTCGGCATCGGACAGTCCACCTGCGTCGGCATCGGCGGCGATCCCGTCGCGGGCCTCGACTTCATCGACGTCCTCAAGCTCTACAACGAGGATCCCGAGACGCACGGCGTCATCCTGATCGGCGAGATCGGCGGGACCGCAGAGCAGCGCGCCGCCGAGTGGATCAAGAACAACATGAAGAAGCCCGTGGCCGGCTTCATCGCGGGCCGCACCGCACCGCCCGGCAAGCGCATGGGACACGCCGGCGCGATCATCGCGGGTGGCCAGGGCACGGCGGCCGAGAAGACCGCGGCCCTCGAAGCCGCTGGCGTGCTCGTCTCGCCGAGCCCTGCCGAGATGGGTGTCACCTTGCAGAAGGCCATGGCCGCGCGCGGCTGA
- a CDS encoding formylglycine-generating enzyme family protein codes for MEEASEALPQAPSMCPEGMVFIDTMTCPKVQLECVKQEYNKANRITICHEFAPGQVCLERPRRQRFCIDRYEYPNQEGGHPPVMVSAYDAVDACAALGKRLCWESEWVAACEGPEKLPFPYGLKRDPAQCNIDNPWREPSLARIYATDPAIRGPELLRLDQSVPSGAKKGCVSGFGVHDLTGNLDEWVHAEEPRGRSRWAGLKGGAWGHVRNACRPMTTSHAPEFTYYFISFRCCADAAPDTETTTGPTPWVPPPQAGRR; via the coding sequence GTGGAAGAGGCATCTGAGGCTCTGCCGCAGGCGCCGTCGATGTGCCCGGAGGGGATGGTCTTCATCGACACGATGACCTGTCCGAAGGTCCAGCTCGAGTGCGTGAAGCAGGAGTACAACAAGGCCAACCGGATCACGATCTGCCACGAGTTCGCGCCTGGTCAGGTGTGTCTCGAGAGGCCGAGGCGGCAACGTTTCTGCATCGATCGGTACGAGTACCCCAACCAGGAAGGGGGACATCCGCCGGTGATGGTGAGCGCGTACGACGCGGTGGATGCCTGCGCTGCTCTCGGGAAGCGACTCTGCTGGGAGAGTGAGTGGGTCGCGGCGTGCGAGGGGCCAGAGAAGCTACCCTTTCCTTACGGGCTCAAGCGCGACCCGGCGCAGTGCAACATCGACAACCCGTGGCGTGAGCCGAGCCTCGCCAGGATTTACGCGACCGATCCTGCCATCCGCGGCCCCGAGCTCCTTCGGCTGGACCAGAGCGTGCCGAGTGGTGCGAAGAAGGGCTGCGTGAGCGGCTTCGGTGTTCACGATCTGACCGGCAATCTCGACGAGTGGGTTCACGCCGAAGAGCCTCGAGGTCGATCGCGGTGGGCGGGACTGAAGGGGGGCGCTTGGGGTCACGTGCGCAACGCCTGCCGGCCGATGACGACCAGCCACGCGCCGGAGTTCACCTACTACTTCATCTCGTTCCGCTGCTGTGCGGACGCCGCGCCCGATACGGAGACGACCACGGGGCCGACTCCCTGGGTGCCGCCTCCGCAGGCTGGGCGCCGTTAG
- the murA gene encoding UDP-N-acetylglucosamine 1-carboxyvinyltransferase — MDAIRIRGGQRLSGKIHVSGAKNAALPILCATLLSDGESLLRNVPALRDIDTTAALLRFLGRPVDCAPPLVRVDAGSQVRPEAPYELVKQMRASVLVLGPLLARHGRAKVSLPGGCQIGTRPVDQHLKGLEAMGATIRLERGYIVAECKRLRGSEVVFDLPTVTGTENLMMAAALAKGRTTLVNCAREPEVEELGRVLNKMGARVSGAGTDVIHIEGADELEPFDHAIISDRIEAGTYMVAAAAAGGDVLLEGAPLEDLEAVAAKLRQAGVEVGREGDCVRIRRDADRPLRPVDITTAPHPGFPTDMQAQFMVLMCLARGTSRIAETIFENRFMHVPELVRMGAQIDVDGHTAHVHGGHPLSGASVMATDLRASASLIIAGLVAAEETEVLRVYHLDRGYEHMERKLAQLGADTVRVSQRDG, encoded by the coding sequence ATGGACGCCATCCGCATCCGGGGAGGGCAGCGCCTCTCCGGCAAGATTCACGTCAGCGGAGCAAAGAATGCCGCTCTGCCGATCCTGTGCGCCACGCTCCTGTCCGATGGCGAGAGCCTGCTCCGGAACGTCCCGGCGCTCCGTGACATCGACACCACGGCGGCGCTGCTCCGGTTCCTCGGCAGGCCTGTGGACTGCGCGCCGCCCCTGGTACGGGTGGATGCTGGGTCCCAGGTCCGGCCCGAGGCCCCTTACGAGCTGGTCAAGCAGATGCGCGCCAGCGTGCTCGTCCTGGGCCCCCTCCTGGCGCGCCACGGACGCGCCAAAGTCTCCCTCCCGGGTGGCTGCCAGATCGGCACCCGACCCGTGGATCAACACCTCAAGGGACTCGAAGCCATGGGTGCCACCATCCGGCTCGAGCGGGGGTACATCGTCGCCGAATGCAAGCGCCTTCGCGGCTCCGAGGTCGTCTTCGACCTCCCGACGGTGACCGGCACCGAGAACCTGATGATGGCCGCCGCACTGGCCAAAGGCCGGACCACGCTCGTCAACTGCGCGCGAGAGCCTGAAGTCGAAGAGCTGGGCCGTGTGCTCAACAAGATGGGCGCTCGCGTCAGCGGCGCTGGCACGGACGTCATCCACATCGAAGGCGCCGACGAACTCGAGCCGTTCGACCACGCCATCATCTCCGACCGCATCGAGGCGGGGACCTACATGGTCGCGGCAGCGGCGGCAGGCGGCGACGTCCTGCTCGAAGGAGCGCCGCTCGAAGACCTGGAGGCCGTCGCCGCAAAGCTCCGCCAGGCAGGCGTGGAGGTCGGCCGGGAAGGAGATTGCGTCCGCATTCGCCGCGACGCGGACCGCCCTCTCCGACCCGTCGACATCACCACCGCCCCGCACCCGGGCTTCCCCACCGACATGCAGGCGCAGTTCATGGTCCTCATGTGTCTTGCACGAGGAACATCACGCATCGCCGAGACGATCTTCGAGAACCGCTTCATGCACGTCCCCGAGCTCGTGCGCATGGGCGCTCAGATCGACGTCGATGGCCACACGGCGCACGTACACGGAGGCCACCCGCTCTCGGGTGCCTCGGTGATGGCCACCGACCTGCGCGCCAGCGCCTCTCTCATCATCGCGGGACTGGTCGCCGCAGAGGAGACCGAGGTGCTCCGCGTCTACCACCTCGACCGGGGGTACGAGCACATGGAACGCAAACTGGCGCAGCTCGGTGCTGATACCGTGCGCGTGAGCCAGCGCGACGGCTGA
- a CDS encoding thrombospondin type 3 repeat-containing protein: MRPSAAFIALGLLLTSALSSTEAWSQPSVDIRGFRASADPGAGLYLEPAASPATGDVSAAAWLSYGHRPIALQDPVTGESRFRVLSHQLSGDLAASVGIAERLTLGLDLPVILYQGGDTPSAASRQVLGTSAIPAQSFGDLGAVAKFTVLKPTRGEFGGVALALHERLTLPTGSEASYVGEGAVTSETRLLAEYRLVAFGIHVATGIKLRAQEGQVACADVTSLEACPARFGHEIPFGFGLTLKPQVFGIDKEGRLTFSLETHGYVPLAPIAPFQSSRVAAAQVGLGARYTLGSVSFLVGAETALIGGVGNPPLRAMLSVAWAPRVRDADGDGIPDDRDACRELPEDMDGFQDDDGCPEGDNDEDGVVDEEDQCPTEKEDEDGFEDEDGCPDPDNDGDGVLDVVDACPDEPGPDSKDPERRGCPLGDADGDGILDTEDLCPEEPEDKDGHRDEDGCPDPDNDEDGFRDEIDACPDEKGVDSLDPKERGCPDPDPDRDTILAPMDRCPEQPETWNGVDDDDGCPEDDPRKRLKPLVVVRDGKLGPVVEMSAAVRFTPNNQVEPASRPLLAALATELGQRPAWRVQVGVRPRAGDNEGERAREQASAVVNELRRMARRADVASVSSWSDVKDAPRAAAHGMGLRIVTEGRQVPKREVQEGKP; the protein is encoded by the coding sequence ATGCGACCGAGCGCCGCCTTCATCGCCCTTGGCCTCTTGCTGACCTCTGCGCTGTCATCGACCGAGGCGTGGTCACAGCCCTCCGTCGATATTCGTGGCTTCCGTGCTTCCGCGGATCCCGGAGCCGGCTTGTACCTGGAGCCAGCAGCGTCACCAGCCACGGGCGATGTCAGCGCTGCAGCGTGGTTGAGCTACGGTCACCGGCCCATCGCGTTGCAAGATCCCGTGACCGGGGAGAGTCGGTTCCGGGTGCTGAGCCACCAGCTCAGTGGCGATCTCGCCGCGAGTGTGGGGATCGCCGAGCGGCTGACGCTTGGGTTGGACTTGCCCGTGATCCTGTACCAGGGCGGGGATACGCCGAGTGCGGCATCTCGGCAGGTGCTCGGGACGAGCGCCATCCCGGCCCAGTCGTTCGGGGATCTGGGAGCCGTGGCGAAGTTCACGGTTCTCAAGCCCACGCGCGGTGAGTTCGGGGGGGTCGCTCTGGCGCTCCATGAACGGCTGACGCTACCTACGGGGAGCGAGGCCTCCTACGTGGGCGAGGGCGCCGTGACGAGTGAGACGCGGCTGCTTGCGGAATACAGGCTGGTGGCGTTCGGGATTCATGTCGCGACGGGCATCAAGCTCCGTGCTCAGGAAGGGCAGGTGGCCTGTGCGGACGTCACGTCGCTGGAAGCCTGTCCGGCTCGGTTCGGTCACGAGATCCCCTTCGGATTCGGGTTGACGCTGAAGCCTCAGGTGTTCGGCATCGACAAGGAAGGCCGACTGACGTTCAGCCTCGAGACGCACGGTTACGTCCCTCTGGCGCCGATCGCTCCCTTTCAGAGCAGTCGCGTGGCGGCTGCACAGGTTGGCCTGGGGGCCCGCTACACGCTGGGCAGCGTCTCGTTCCTCGTCGGAGCCGAGACGGCGCTGATCGGCGGTGTGGGCAATCCGCCTCTGCGGGCCATGCTGTCGGTGGCGTGGGCACCCCGGGTGCGCGATGCGGACGGCGATGGCATTCCTGATGATCGAGACGCCTGCCGTGAGCTTCCGGAGGACATGGATGGCTTTCAGGACGACGATGGCTGTCCTGAAGGCGACAACGATGAAGATGGGGTGGTCGATGAGGAGGACCAGTGCCCCACCGAGAAAGAGGACGAGGACGGCTTCGAGGACGAGGATGGCTGTCCGGACCCGGACAACGATGGCGATGGGGTGCTCGACGTGGTGGATGCCTGTCCCGACGAGCCTGGCCCCGACAGCAAGGACCCTGAGAGGCGAGGTTGTCCTCTCGGTGACGCCGACGGTGACGGGATTCTCGATACGGAGGATCTCTGCCCCGAGGAGCCAGAGGACAAGGACGGCCATCGCGACGAAGACGGCTGTCCGGATCCGGACAACGATGAAGATGGGTTCCGCGACGAGATCGACGCGTGCCCTGACGAGAAAGGGGTCGACAGCCTCGATCCCAAGGAGAGAGGGTGTCCTGATCCCGACCCCGACAGGGATACGATCCTCGCTCCGATGGATCGCTGCCCCGAGCAGCCCGAGACCTGGAACGGGGTCGACGATGACGATGGCTGTCCCGAAGATGATCCTCGCAAGCGGCTCAAGCCGTTGGTCGTCGTGAGAGATGGAAAGCTGGGCCCCGTCGTCGAGATGTCCGCGGCAGTGCGTTTCACACCGAACAACCAGGTGGAGCCGGCGAGCAGACCGCTGCTGGCGGCTCTGGCGACCGAGCTAGGGCAGCGCCCCGCTTGGCGTGTGCAGGTCGGGGTACGCCCCAGGGCGGGTGATAACGAGGGCGAGAGAGCACGCGAGCAGGCCTCGGCCGTCGTGAATGAGCTGCGTCGCATGGCGCGGCGGGCTGATGTCGCCAGTGTCTCGTCCTGGAGTGACGTGAAAGATGCTCCGCGTGCAGCGGCGCATGGGATGGGATTGAGGATCGTGACCGAGGGTCGACAGGTGCCGAAGCGCGAAGTTCAGGAAGGCAAGCCATGA
- a CDS encoding serine/threonine-protein kinase, whose protein sequence is MGRLLHGRYRILDVIAKGGMGMVYDAIHVGLRRRVAIKTLRTQYAHSKTAIARFHKEAALAGRFGHLNIVEVYDLGTLEDGTPYLVMERLEGETVTERLARERQVPVTLAVDITAQVLSALVVTHAEGILHRDLKPDNLCLVGGERGPLTVKVLDFGVAEAVNEASNSGTAPTIAGTPAFMAPEQAQGVRDLDVRADIYSVGMILYVMLTGQLPYKAHSPAALLTEIQRVKMIRPRMLRPDIPPSLDAVAMTAVALNREDRFADASAMLDALEQVQMEFVLGLSGAPARPAEDAEDGVVETERVEYFVRRSILPPPMPPEE, encoded by the coding sequence GTGGGACGGCTCCTCCATGGTCGCTATCGGATCCTGGACGTCATCGCGAAGGGCGGCATGGGGATGGTCTATGACGCCATCCACGTAGGTCTGAGGCGCCGGGTCGCGATCAAGACGCTTCGTACGCAGTACGCGCACAGCAAGACGGCCATCGCGCGGTTCCACAAGGAGGCCGCACTCGCTGGACGCTTCGGCCACCTGAACATCGTCGAAGTGTACGATCTCGGGACGCTCGAGGATGGCACGCCTTACCTCGTCATGGAGCGGCTCGAGGGCGAGACCGTGACCGAGCGGCTCGCGCGTGAGCGCCAGGTCCCTGTCACGCTTGCCGTCGACATCACCGCGCAGGTGCTCAGCGCGCTCGTGGTCACGCACGCAGAGGGGATCCTCCACCGCGACCTCAAGCCGGACAACTTGTGCCTCGTTGGCGGAGAGCGCGGGCCGCTCACGGTGAAGGTGCTTGACTTCGGTGTCGCAGAGGCCGTCAACGAAGCCTCGAACTCCGGAACTGCACCCACGATTGCTGGCACACCGGCGTTCATGGCTCCAGAGCAGGCTCAAGGGGTCCGTGATCTGGACGTTCGAGCCGACATCTACTCGGTCGGCATGATCTTGTACGTGATGCTCACGGGCCAGCTCCCCTACAAGGCGCACTCGCCCGCAGCACTTCTCACCGAGATCCAGCGCGTCAAGATGATCCGCCCGCGCATGCTCCGACCGGACATCCCACCGAGCCTCGACGCGGTGGCGATGACCGCCGTGGCGCTCAATCGGGAAGACCGCTTTGCGGACGCCTCTGCAATGCTCGATGCGCTGGAACAGGTACAGATGGAGTTCGTCCTCGGCCTGAGCGGAGCGCCAGCACGACCCGCAGAGGATGCAGAAGACGGCGTGGTCGAGACGGAGCGGGTGGAGTACTTCGTGCGGAGAAGCATCCTCCCACCCCCCATGCCACCAGAGGAGTGA
- the sucC gene encoding ADP-forming succinate--CoA ligase subunit beta — translation MKIHEYQGKQIFARYGVPVPKGEAAFNVGDVGPIAERLIAETGNSTVVVKAQVHAGGRGKGGGVKVARGGAAEATTLAEKILGMQLITPQTGPEGQKVRRLYIEQGLDIDRELYLALLVDRDLRRIAIIASTAGGMDIEEVAHSTPEKIIRIHVDPVLGLSGFQIRQLAFALDLGAKELQRKFHKLMTSLYTAFVGEDCSLLEINPLVVTKSGDIVALDAKITFDDNASFRHPEWDSLQDPDEEDPVELEAKKAGLSYVSLEGDIGCLVNGAGLAMATMDIILHYGGRPANFLDVGGGATQEQVSKAFQMILSSKDVRGIFVNIFGGIMRCDVVAGGIIAATKELGLKVPLVVRLEGTNVELGRKMLDESGLAIQSASSMSDGAQKIVAATRAAKA, via the coding sequence ATGAAAATCCACGAGTATCAAGGCAAGCAGATCTTCGCCCGATACGGCGTCCCCGTGCCGAAGGGCGAGGCCGCGTTCAACGTCGGCGACGTGGGACCCATCGCGGAGCGGCTCATCGCGGAGACAGGCAACTCCACGGTCGTCGTGAAGGCGCAGGTCCACGCAGGAGGTCGCGGCAAGGGCGGCGGCGTCAAGGTCGCGCGCGGCGGTGCCGCAGAGGCCACAACGCTCGCAGAGAAAATCCTGGGCATGCAGCTCATCACGCCGCAGACCGGCCCCGAGGGGCAGAAGGTCCGGCGGCTCTACATCGAGCAAGGGCTCGACATCGACCGCGAGCTTTACCTCGCCCTGCTGGTCGATCGCGATCTCCGCCGGATCGCGATCATCGCCTCCACCGCTGGCGGCATGGACATCGAGGAGGTCGCGCACAGCACCCCCGAGAAGATCATCCGGATCCACGTCGACCCGGTCCTCGGCCTCTCCGGCTTCCAGATCCGACAGCTCGCGTTCGCGCTCGACCTCGGAGCCAAGGAGCTGCAGCGCAAGTTCCACAAGCTCATGACGTCGCTCTACACGGCCTTCGTCGGCGAGGACTGCTCGCTGCTCGAGATCAACCCGCTCGTCGTCACCAAGTCCGGTGACATCGTCGCGCTCGACGCGAAGATCACCTTCGACGACAACGCCTCGTTCCGTCATCCCGAGTGGGACAGCCTGCAGGATCCCGACGAGGAAGATCCCGTCGAGCTGGAGGCCAAGAAGGCCGGCCTCTCCTATGTCTCGCTGGAAGGCGACATCGGCTGCCTGGTGAACGGCGCCGGCCTCGCCATGGCGACCATGGACATCATCCTGCACTACGGCGGTCGCCCCGCGAACTTCCTCGACGTCGGCGGCGGCGCCACGCAGGAGCAGGTGAGCAAGGCGTTCCAGATGATCCTCAGCAGCAAGGACGTTCGCGGCATCTTCGTGAACATCTTCGGCGGGATCATGCGCTGCGACGTCGTGGCGGGCGGCATCATCGCGGCCACCAAGGAGCTGGGGCTCAAGGTCCCGCTGGTCGTGCGGCTCGAGGGTACGAACGTCGAGCTGGGCCGCAAGATGCTCGACGAGAGTGGCCTCGCCATCCAGTCTGCGTCGTCGATGTCCGACGGTGCTCAGAAGATCGTGGCCGCGACCCGCGCGGCGAAGGCTTGA
- a CDS encoding DUF2452 domain-containing protein, translated as MSVRGKGSDEDMHLGSSAAEGAGALSQDTPPERALRVNWEEKTRASPYPISRLAPPHGLIDMAREIQQADAMLGAVTGAKLEVLARQIRLLQEQARTLLESAQRDGDLHRVACSFKKRPGQVYYLYQRAEGSRYFSMLSPEDWGPNRPHEFVGAYRLEADMSWTVDGSFND; from the coding sequence ATGAGTGTGCGTGGCAAAGGCTCGGATGAGGACATGCACCTCGGGAGCAGCGCTGCGGAGGGGGCGGGTGCGCTCTCGCAGGACACGCCTCCCGAGCGAGCGCTGCGCGTGAACTGGGAAGAGAAGACGCGCGCATCGCCCTACCCCATCAGCCGGCTTGCTCCGCCTCATGGGCTCATCGACATGGCGCGCGAGATTCAGCAAGCCGACGCGATGCTGGGTGCGGTGACAGGGGCGAAACTGGAGGTGCTGGCACGGCAGATCCGGCTGCTGCAGGAACAAGCGCGCACCCTCCTGGAGAGCGCCCAGCGCGACGGGGATCTTCATCGGGTCGCCTGCAGTTTCAAGAAGCGACCGGGGCAGGTGTACTATCTGTACCAGCGCGCTGAGGGGAGCCGGTACTTCTCCATGCTCTCGCCCGAGGACTGGGGGCCCAACCGCCCTCACGAGTTCGTCGGCGCGTACCGGCTGGAAGCAGACATGTCGTGGACCGTCGATGGATCGTTCAACGACTAG
- a CDS encoding ROK family protein, protein MRTLCIDVGGSGIKGIVVDATGGPLTERLRLPTPRPATPEAVLRVLSDVIKSQGDFERVSIGFPGVVVDGVIHTAFNLDHAAWSGFPLGQEVAKRVGRPVRVANDADIQGLDVIQGQGLEMLITLGTGMGAALYIEGKLVPNLELGHHPFRKGKTYEERVCNAERKRIGHARWNKRVRQVIAQLEPIFNYRRLYVGGGNARHVDPDGLPEHVVVIDNMAGLLGGTKLWD, encoded by the coding sequence ATGCGGACACTCTGTATCGATGTCGGTGGGTCGGGCATCAAGGGAATCGTTGTCGACGCGACGGGAGGGCCGCTCACGGAGCGGCTGCGGTTGCCGACGCCGCGACCTGCGACGCCGGAGGCCGTGCTGCGGGTCCTGTCGGACGTGATCAAGTCGCAGGGGGATTTCGAGCGGGTGTCGATCGGGTTCCCGGGGGTGGTGGTGGATGGGGTGATCCACACGGCCTTCAACCTGGATCACGCGGCGTGGAGCGGGTTTCCGCTGGGCCAGGAGGTCGCGAAGCGCGTGGGGCGGCCGGTGCGCGTGGCCAACGATGCCGACATCCAGGGGCTCGACGTCATCCAGGGGCAGGGGCTGGAGATGTTGATCACGCTCGGGACCGGGATGGGGGCGGCGCTCTACATCGAGGGCAAACTGGTCCCCAACCTGGAGCTCGGGCATCACCCGTTCCGGAAAGGGAAGACGTACGAAGAGCGGGTCTGCAATGCGGAGCGCAAGCGCATCGGGCACGCGCGGTGGAACAAGCGGGTGCGTCAGGTGATCGCCCAGCTGGAACCGATCTTCAATTACCGGCGCCTGTACGTGGGGGGTGGAAACGCGCGCCATGTGGATCCGGACGGGCTCCCGGAGCATGTGGTCGTGATCGACAACATGGCCGGGCTGCTCGGCGGGACGAAGCTCTGGGACTGA
- the fumC gene encoding class II fumarate hydratase — protein sequence MPTRTETDSFGPIEVDDGKYWGAQTQRSLQNFPIGRERFPREMVAALGLVKKAAAMVNHDLGLLPEVKLNLIVAAADEVISGQLDDHFPLVVWQTGSGTQTNMNVNEVIANRAIELAGGVKGSKKPVHPNDDVNRSQSSNDVFPTAMHVAAALQVEDHLLPAARVLRATLAEKSEAFRDVVKIGRTHLQDATPLTLGQEFSGWVAQLDACIAGVERALPGLHELALGGTAVGTGLNAHPEYAVRVAAQIATLSGRGFVTAPNKFQALASHDALLLAHGALRTLAASLMKIANDVRWLASGPRCGLGELMLPENEPGSSIMPGKVNPTQCEAMIMVCCQVLGNDVAVGIGGASGNLELNVLKPVIIHNVLQSIRLLADAMLSFEERCARGIEPDLDRIARGVRESLMLVTALTPKTGYDAAAKIARKAHTDRITLREAAIALGILSGEEFDAIVRPEDMIGPG from the coding sequence ATGCCGACCCGGACCGAGACCGACAGCTTTGGGCCGATCGAGGTGGACGACGGGAAGTACTGGGGCGCCCAGACGCAGCGCTCGTTGCAGAACTTCCCCATCGGGCGTGAGCGATTTCCCCGCGAGATGGTGGCCGCGCTGGGCCTCGTCAAGAAGGCGGCGGCGATGGTCAACCACGACCTCGGGCTTCTGCCCGAAGTGAAGTTGAACCTCATCGTCGCGGCGGCGGACGAGGTGATCTCGGGGCAGCTCGACGACCACTTTCCGCTCGTCGTCTGGCAGACCGGCAGCGGCACGCAGACGAACATGAATGTCAACGAGGTGATCGCGAACCGTGCGATCGAGCTGGCGGGTGGTGTGAAGGGGTCGAAGAAGCCGGTCCACCCGAACGATGACGTGAACCGGTCGCAGAGTTCGAACGACGTCTTCCCGACGGCGATGCACGTGGCCGCCGCGCTCCAGGTCGAGGATCACCTTCTGCCCGCGGCGCGTGTGCTTCGAGCGACGCTCGCCGAGAAGAGTGAGGCGTTTCGCGATGTGGTGAAGATCGGTCGGACGCACCTGCAGGATGCGACGCCGCTGACGCTGGGGCAGGAGTTCTCGGGCTGGGTGGCGCAGCTCGATGCTTGCATCGCGGGGGTGGAGCGCGCGCTGCCCGGGCTTCACGAGCTGGCGCTCGGTGGGACGGCGGTGGGGACGGGGCTCAATGCGCATCCGGAGTACGCGGTGCGCGTGGCGGCGCAGATCGCGACGCTGTCCGGTCGAGGTTTCGTGACGGCGCCGAACAAGTTCCAGGCGCTCGCATCGCACGATGCGCTGCTCCTCGCGCATGGTGCGCTCCGGACCCTCGCCGCGAGCTTGATGAAGATCGCCAATGATGTCCGGTGGCTCGCGAGTGGTCCGCGCTGTGGGCTCGGGGAGCTCATGCTGCCTGAGAACGAACCGGGCAGCTCCATCATGCCGGGCAAGGTGAACCCGACGCAGTGCGAGGCGATGATCATGGTCTGCTGCCAGGTGCTCGGGAACGATGTCGCGGTGGGGATCGGTGGCGCGAGCGGAAACCTGGAGCTGAACGTGCTGAAGCCGGTGATCATCCACAACGTGTTGCAGTCCATCCGGCTGCTGGCGGACGCGATGCTGTCCTTCGAAGAGCGGTGCGCTCGTGGGATCGAGCCGGATCTGGATCGCATCGCGCGCGGGGTGCGGGAGAGCTTGATGCTGGTGACGGCGCTGACGCCGAAGACGGGGTACGACGCGGCGGCGAAGATCGCGCGCAAGGCGCACACCGACAGGATCACGCTGCGCGAGGCGGCCATCGCGCTCGGGATCCTCTCGGGAGAGGAGTTCGACGCGATCGTGAGGCCGGAGGATATGATCGGGCCCGGATAG
- a CDS encoding NAD(P)H-quinone oxidoreductase has protein sequence MRAMVIRAPGGPEVLELREVAEPEVPHGHVRIAVRYAGVNRADLLQRAGHYPPPPGVPPDVPGLEYAGVIDAVGPGASRFAPGARVYGLVGGGAYAEKIVVHEREVSPTPTDITDEQASAIPEAFVTAYDALVHRGRLSAGEQVLIHAAGSGVGTAAVQIAHAIGAFVIGTSRTQDKLQRATSLGLDVGIVPRDGRFADEVLHATGKGGVDVVLDLVGGGYVAENVRACASKARIILVGLTGGARTEIDLREVLRRRLEIIGTVLRSRPLEEKIEAAKQLTRPIGTWLAAKRIQPIIDRVFPLEEAAQAHKLLEENLPFGKVLLRVDR, from the coding sequence ATGCGTGCGATGGTGATCCGCGCCCCGGGTGGTCCCGAAGTTCTTGAACTGAGGGAGGTCGCGGAGCCCGAGGTCCCTCATGGCCACGTGCGGATCGCAGTCCGCTATGCCGGCGTGAACAGGGCGGACCTGCTGCAGCGGGCAGGGCACTACCCCCCTCCTCCAGGTGTACCTCCTGATGTTCCTGGCCTCGAGTATGCAGGCGTCATCGACGCCGTGGGTCCAGGTGCCAGCCGGTTCGCCCCTGGGGCTCGTGTCTACGGTCTCGTCGGAGGCGGAGCCTACGCCGAGAAGATCGTCGTGCACGAGAGGGAGGTGTCCCCTACCCCTACCGACATCACCGACGAGCAAGCCTCAGCCATCCCTGAAGCGTTCGTGACGGCTTACGACGCCCTGGTGCATCGCGGGCGACTCTCCGCGGGCGAACAGGTGCTCATCCACGCCGCCGGGAGCGGCGTCGGTACCGCTGCCGTCCAGATCGCGCATGCGATCGGCGCATTCGTGATCGGGACCTCGCGCACGCAAGACAAACTGCAGCGCGCGACTTCGCTGGGTCTCGACGTGGGCATCGTTCCCCGTGACGGTCGTTTCGCCGACGAGGTGCTGCACGCCACTGGAAAAGGAGGGGTCGATGTCGTGCTCGATCTCGTGGGCGGGGGCTACGTCGCCGAAAACGTGCGTGCCTGCGCCTCGAAGGCACGCATCATCTTGGTCGGCCTCACGGGAGGAGCACGCACCGAGATCGATCTACGAGAAGTCCTCCGGCGACGCCTCGAGATCATCGGAACGGTGCTCCGAAGTCGGCCGCTCGAAGAGAAGATCGAAGCGGCGAAACAGCTCACCCGACCCATCGGAACCTGGCTTGCCGCGAAGCGCATCCAGCCGATCATCGATCGCGTCTTCCCGCTCGAAGAAGCGGCCCAGGCTCACAAGCTGCTGGAAGAGAACCTCCCCTTCGGAAAGGTGCTGCTTCGCGTCGACAGGTGA